One window of the Nodosilinea sp. PGN35 genome contains the following:
- a CDS encoding caspase family protein, producing MTLKRRAFLQQASLALGALGAGGTAWLTGPRQYQQALAKPARRRLALLIGINTYPDRALDPGVAQDIALRGCLTDVELQRQLLVHRFGFQPGDVVTLTNQEATRANIATAIDEHLVQQAQAEDVVLLHFSGYGSQVRVVDADQPGHLSAAWVTADSRLPSEAHPALGDLLEAEVIARLSPLATANLTTVIDAGSQDAGYLRWGNSRVRSRPTVPTGLTPSSVTAPLDLDAPWPGLVLRAGELGRLVLESHWEGFSAGVFTYALTQSLWETAPDAAAKVLMQRAGERLQRWVGADQRPDLSDRLPPRTGPVAYGLPPQMPPAAGVILPGSDERPLTAWLGGVPPQVLRYLQPGSRLVAGIGQQAVALRLESHTGLKAALRAVESEVPPTAVANQPLFEQVRRLPQAIDLIVALDSQLKRVERVDATSALAGIPLVTSVTAGEKAADCLFGRLPIGPAPTLTAALPSVSEALPGLREASPKGGERPAESSYGLFAPNRTLLPGTMLAKEEAVKTAVNRLTPYLQTLLALKLVRLTENHTASQVGAAALLEAVQPNAMPLLVKTTERSPTVTWPVVIRQAQKTATDDPIMLPRDGRIGYRLANVSTQPLHLLWISFDSRGECTALMTLPDAIAPDGAEVPPVATPLDPGQLLTLPTDGAGWAMPGAATWVEAHVVLSTQPLDQCLAVLGNDPPSLATGFRPVPQPLHLAQALLQDLSVAPTAESKPDSDYYALHHDRWATLSFRYTIA from the coding sequence GTGACACTCAAACGACGGGCGTTTTTGCAGCAGGCCAGCCTGGCCCTAGGAGCCCTAGGGGCGGGGGGCACGGCTTGGCTGACTGGCCCTAGGCAGTACCAGCAAGCCCTGGCCAAGCCAGCCCGTCGTCGGCTGGCCCTGTTGATTGGCATCAATACCTATCCCGACCGCGCCCTTGACCCCGGCGTGGCCCAAGATATTGCCCTCAGGGGCTGTCTCACCGACGTGGAACTCCAGCGGCAGCTGCTGGTGCACCGCTTTGGTTTTCAGCCTGGCGATGTGGTAACGCTGACAAATCAGGAGGCCACCCGCGCCAACATCGCGACGGCCATCGATGAGCACCTGGTGCAGCAGGCCCAAGCCGAGGACGTGGTGCTGCTGCACTTTAGCGGCTACGGTAGCCAGGTGCGCGTAGTGGATGCCGACCAGCCGGGCCACCTGAGCGCGGCCTGGGTAACGGCAGACAGCCGCCTGCCCAGCGAGGCTCACCCGGCCCTGGGCGACCTGCTTGAAGCCGAGGTAATCGCCCGCCTCAGCCCGCTCGCCACCGCCAACCTGACCACCGTCATCGACGCGGGCAGTCAGGACGCGGGCTATCTGCGCTGGGGAAACTCCCGCGTCAGGTCGCGCCCTACGGTGCCCACCGGGCTGACGCCGTCCTCGGTTACAGCCCCCCTAGATCTCGATGCTCCCTGGCCGGGGCTGGTGCTGCGAGCCGGGGAACTGGGCCGCCTGGTGCTCGAGAGCCACTGGGAGGGCTTCAGCGCCGGGGTGTTTACCTACGCCCTCACCCAAAGCCTGTGGGAGACCGCACCCGATGCTGCCGCCAAAGTTTTGATGCAGCGCGCTGGGGAGCGGCTCCAGCGGTGGGTGGGGGCCGACCAGCGGCCTGACCTCAGCGATCGCCTACCGCCGCGCACCGGCCCCGTGGCCTACGGTCTGCCACCCCAGATGCCCCCGGCGGCGGGGGTGATCCTGCCGGGGAGTGATGAGCGTCCCCTGACCGCGTGGCTGGGGGGCGTACCGCCCCAGGTGCTCCGCTACCTACAGCCGGGCTCTCGCCTGGTAGCCGGAATAGGCCAGCAAGCCGTAGCCCTGCGCCTGGAGTCGCACACGGGGCTCAAGGCCGCCCTTCGGGCCGTGGAGAGCGAGGTGCCGCCGACCGCCGTGGCCAACCAGCCGCTGTTTGAGCAGGTGCGGCGACTGCCCCAGGCTATCGACTTAATCGTCGCCCTCGACAGCCAGCTCAAGCGGGTAGAGCGGGTTGACGCCACTAGCGCCCTGGCGGGCATTCCCTTGGTGACCTCGGTGACCGCCGGGGAAAAGGCCGCTGACTGCCTGTTTGGTCGCCTGCCCATCGGCCCAGCCCCCACCCTGACCGCCGCCCTGCCCAGCGTTAGCGAGGCCCTGCCCGGGCTGAGAGAGGCGTCGCCCAAGGGGGGAGAACGCCCCGCCGAGAGCAGCTACGGGCTGTTTGCCCCCAATCGCACTCTGCTGCCGGGCACCATGCTGGCCAAGGAAGAGGCGGTTAAAACAGCGGTCAACCGGCTGACCCCCTACCTGCAAACCCTGCTGGCCCTCAAGCTGGTGCGCCTCACCGAAAACCACACCGCCTCCCAGGTGGGGGCGGCGGCGCTGCTCGAGGCGGTGCAGCCCAACGCCATGCCGCTGCTGGTCAAGACTACCGAGCGCAGCCCCACGGTCACCTGGCCTGTGGTCATTCGGCAGGCCCAAAAGACGGCCACCGACGACCCCATCATGCTGCCCCGCGACGGTCGCATTGGCTACCGTCTGGCCAACGTTTCAACCCAGCCCCTCCATCTGCTGTGGATTAGCTTTGACAGCCGGGGCGAATGCACCGCCCTGATGACCCTGCCCGATGCGATCGCCCCCGACGGAGCCGAAGTGCCGCCGGTCGCTACTCCCCTCGACCCGGGACAGCTGCTGACTTTGCCTACCGACGGCGCAGGCTGGGCCATGCCCGGTGCCGCCACCTGGGTGGAAGCCCACGTGGTGCTGAGCACCCAGCCCCTCGACCAGTGTCTGGCGGTGCTGGGCAACGACCCGCCGTCGCTGGCCACTGGGTTCCGCCCGGTGCCCCAGCCTCTGCACCTGGCCCAGGCGCTGCTCCAGGATCTCAGCGTCGCCCCCACGGCAGAGAGCAAGCCCGACTCCGACTACTACGCCCTGCACCACGATCGCTGGGCTACCCTGAGCTTTCGCTACACCATCGCCTAG